Below is a genomic region from Desulforegula conservatrix Mb1Pa.
TCAGACTTAGATGGCCGCATGGTTTTAGTTGTCCGAATTGCGGCGGTTCGAAATTTTGCGAGCTCAAATCAAGAGATCTGTACCAATGCCACAAGTGTCACCATCAGGCGTCGGT
It encodes:
- a CDS encoding transposase produces the protein MAKNMIQFQKGKSIHEFLSEYGTEDKCQDSLFRLRWPHGFSCPNCGGSKFCELKSRDLYQCHKCHHQASV